The following proteins come from a genomic window of Lolium rigidum isolate FL_2022 chromosome 5, APGP_CSIRO_Lrig_0.1, whole genome shotgun sequence:
- the LOC124657290 gene encoding uncharacterized protein LOC124657290: MKGVHRLDNKDQLDQFVNLWSLLQYVQLVLRPDNISWNLSADGSYSAISAYEAQFHFHGLCLRPDLEVLWQTRVEGSRKCGSPRFALPFCQRVLESVPTSFSSHCSDDGSITSLANKETPPCQHGDDDSQGSKRIRCSWIDLPEEIWHHIHSLVPMREAAQAACVSHAFLHLWRCRTNLTFTKETICSKQKWFDVGEFNNSINHILVNHPTTVGAKTLILKLHGPYDGNYYNCLDCWLKIAVTPKIEELTLVLRPQWTEEIKYNFPCSLLSGVSGNALRYLRLDRCVLRPTSGLAMKSLTMLHLCKVRITGDELGCLLSHCFALEQLKLRYCDDIICLAIPCLLQRFSFLKVLKCANLQMIENKAPNLSSFSFSSNQIQLALGESLTVKTLKLRHKGAIGYAIDKLPSYVPNLETLTIHTFSETVNVPIVCIKFLHLKFLTIYTCGWDIFHEYDYLSLVSFLDASPSLVTFDLHVCDVQVSKKYKYEWLQEYPSSLRQMPERQHGNLKNVKITGFRLQKSIIELTLHILETAPSLKCLTLDTFPVYYQHCGNTLDKKCPRFNRSFIMEARSIILAIRTHIERKVPSTVKLNVPAP, encoded by the exons ATGAAAGGAGTGCATCGTCTTGATAACAAGGATCAGTTAGATCAGTTTGTTAATCTCTGGTCGTTGCTACAGTATGTGCAGCTGGTGCTTCGACCTGACAACATTTCTTGGAATCTCAGTGCTGATGGCTCCTACTCGGCCATTTCGGCGTATGAAGCGCAGTTTCACTTTCATGGCCTGTGTTTGAGGCCTGACTTGGAAGTTTTGTGGCAAACTAGAGTAGAAG GATCTCGAAAATGCGGCTCACCTCGCTTTGCACTGCCCTTTTGTCAAAGAGTTCTGGAATCAGTTCCAACAAGCTTCTCCTCTCATTGTTCAG ATGATGGATCAATCACCTCATTAGCTAACAAAGAAACCCCACCCTGCCAACATGGTGATGATGATTCTCAAGGTAGCAAAAGAATCAGATGTTCATGGATAGACCTTCCAGAG GAAATCTGGCATCATATACATTCCCTAGTGCCAATGCGAGAAGCTGCCCAGGCTGCCTGCGTGTCTCACGCTTTTCTACACTTGTGGAGATGCCGTACGAATCTCACATTCACCAAGGAAACAATTTGCTCAAAACAAAAATGGTTTGATGTAGGAGAGTTCAACAACAGTATCAACCATATTCTGGTGAACCACCCGACCACCGTTGGTGCTAAGACTCTCATACTTAAATTGCATGGTCCATACGATGGCAACTATTATAATTGTCTCGATTGTTGGCTCAAGATTGCTGTTACACCAAAGATTGAAGAACTTACCCTTGTATTACGACCGCAGTGGACAGAGGAGATAAAGTACAACTTCCCTTGCTCGCTTTTATCTGGCGTAAGTGGAAACGCGCTTCGGTATCTCCGCCTTGACAGATGTGTGTTACGTCCCACGTCTGGACTTGCTATGAAAAGCCTGACAATGCTGCATCTCTGTAAAGTGCGTATTACAGGGGATGAGTTAGGATGCCTTCTTTCTCATTGCTTTGCTTTGGAACAATTGAAACTCAGATATTGTGATGATATAATTTGCCTGGCGATACCTTGCCTGCTGCAGCGGTTCAGCTTCCTGAAGGTTCTTAAATGTGCGAACCTTCAAATGATAGAGAACAAAGCTCCAAACCTCTCTAGTTTTTCCTTTAGTAGTAATCAAATACAACTAGCACTTGGAGAATCTCTGACAGTAAAGACACTGAAGCTGCGCCATAAAGGTGCAATCGGTTATGCTATTGACAAGCTTCCTTCCTATGTGCCGAATCTTGAGACTCTTACCATACACACTTTTTCTGAG ACGGTCAACGTGCCAATAGTATGCATAAAATTTCTCCACCTCAAGTTCTTGACTATTTATACTTGTGGATGGGACATTTTCCATGAGTATGATTAtttgtccttggtttctttccttgATGCTTCTCCCTCCTTGGTGACTTTTGATTTGCAT GTATGTGATGTTCAGGTATCAAAGAAGTACAAGTATGAATGGCTTCAGGAATATCCCTCATCTCTGAGACAAATGCCAGAAAGACAGCATGGCAACCTCAAGAATGTCAAGATCACTGGTTTCCGCCTCCAAAAAAGCATCATTGAGCTGACACTTCATATTCTAGAGACTGCACCATCGCTGAAGTGCCTTACATTGGACACTTTTCCTGTTTATTACCAGCATTGTGGCAATACATTGGACAAGAAATGCCCCCGCTTCAACAGATCATTTATTATGGAGGCACGTTCCATCATCTTGGCTATAAGAACACACATTGAGAGGAAAGTTCCCTCTACAGTTAAGTTAAATGTTCCGGCGCCTTGA
- the LOC124654416 gene encoding transmembrane emp24 domain-containing protein p24beta2-like — protein MMDGRSLRLGCFVVLCLVPFLRHALAIRFVMDREECFSHNVDYEGDTVHVSFVVIKSETPWHYSAEGVDLVVKDPNGNQLHDSRDKTSDKFEFIVQKRGVHRFCFTNKSPYHETVDFDVHVGHFSYFDQHAKDEHFSPLFEQIAKLDEALYNIQFEQHWLEAQTDRQAILNENMSKRAVHKALLESAALIGASVAQVYLLRRLFERKLGASRV, from the exons ATGATGGACGGGAGGAGTTTGAGACTTGGTTGTTTCGTGGTTCTGTGTCTTGTGCCTTTCCTGCGCCATGCCTTGGCTATTCGCTTTGTGATGGATAGGGAAGAGTGCTTCTCCCACAATGTTGATTATGAAGGGGACACTGTTCATGTTTCATTCGTTGTGATCAAGTCGGAAACACCCTGGCATTATTCCGCGGAAGGTGTCGATCTTGTG GTTAAGGACCCTAATGGCAATCAACTCCATGATTCTCGTGACAAGACTAGTGATAAGTTCGAATTCATAGTCCAGAAGAGAGGCGTCCACCGTTTCTGCTTCACTAATAAGTCCCCTTACCATGAAACTGTGGACTTTGATGTGCATGTTGGTCATTTTTCATATTTCGACCAGCATGCCAAAGATG AGCATTTTAGTCCTTTGTTTGAACAAATTGCTAAGCTGGATGAAGCTCTCTACAACATTCAGTTTGAACAGCACTGGCTGGAGGCCCAAACAGACCGCCAAGCAATAT TAAACGAGAACATGAGCAAGAGGGCAGTTCACAAGGCACTCCTTGAATCAGCTGCCCTTATTGGAGCCAGTGTTGCACAGGTCTACTTGCTGCGTCGCCTATTTGAGCGCAAGCTGGGTGCATCCAGGGTCTAA
- the LOC124657292 gene encoding uncharacterized protein LOC124657292: protein MAGDEVKPADSADGDAAATDPQPARLPDDVLANVLRRVPPRWLAASRCVCRAWRDAVDGRRLLRADLLPLALAGLFIHFDDHKLPEFLARPSPRAVSGSLSFLPSTSPQCGHIWDADCHDWRDYNIRDHCNGLLLLSNHRVVNPATRWWNALPTCPSEHGTGSVLYREHLVYDPVLSPYYEVFMIPTLGKNRPGDKVDPSEWAPSLCKMYVFSSKSGCWEEKNFVREGDAAGIYGEMQVSSHGRFNAVYLRGTLYVHFRANFVMRISVSNNTYSVIKPPVDIENDTRDDYYPYVQIARSKRGLYFVELDKGWHRMKCWLRVWILNESCGRMEWSLKHDKDLKLAPHRFYQRVQWVLEDINYNLFLSSSSPEDHKKATIENTFEWNSDNDEDLDMVGECYLDEEHYDNLDPEDIEVLGFHPYKEIVFLSASVRTGLAYHLNGSKIEKLGNIYPKDYIHFKALINERERIKSFAYTPCWIQEFPVNK from the exons ATGGCCGGCGACGAGGTGAAGCCCGCTGACTCAGCCGACGGGGACGCGGCAGCCACCGACCCGCAGCCGGCGCGCCTGCCGGACGACGTGCTCGCCAACGTCCTCCGCCGCGTCCCGCCGCGCTGGCTCGCCGCGTCCCGCTGCGTCTGCAGGGCCTGGCGCGACGCCGTcgacggccgccgcctcctgcgcgccGACCTGCTCCCGCTCGCCCTCGCCGGCCTCTTCATCCACTTCGACGACCACAAGCTCCCGGAATTCCTCGCCCGCCCCTCGCCCCGTGCGGTCAGCGGCAGCCTCAGCTTCCTGCCGTCCACCAGCCCCCAATGCGGCCATATCTGGGATGCCGACTGCCATGATTGGCGCGACTACAACATCCGGGATCACTGCAACGGCCTCCTCTTGCTTAGCAATCACCGCGTGGTTAACCCTGCTACGCGATGGTGGAATGCTCTGCCGACGTGCCCGTCGGAGCACGGTACCGGGAGCGTGCTGTACCGTGAGCATCTAGTCTATGATCCAGTGTTATCGCCCTACTACGAGGTGTTTATGATCCCCACTTTGGGTAAGAATCGTCCCGGAGACAAGGTAGACCCCTCTGAATGGGCACCGTCCCTATGCAAGATGTATGTGTTCTCATCAAAGTCGGGATGTTGGGAGGAGAAGAATTTCGTCAGAGAAGGGGATGCTGCAGGGATCTATGGTGAGATGCAAGTGAGTAGTCACGGGCGCTTCAATGCCGTCTACTTGCGAGGAACACTTTACGTGCACTTCAGAGCTAATTTTGTTATGAG GATATCAGTGTCAAATAATACGTACAGCGTAATTAAACCACCAGTGGATATAGAAAATGATACCAGAGATGATTACTATCCATATGTTCAGATTGCAAGATCAAAAAGGGGGTTGTACTTTGTGGAGCTGGATAAGGGTTGGCATCGGATGAAGTGCTGGCTTCGAGTGTGGATCCTTAATGAATCGTGTGGCCGGATGGAGTGGAGTTTGAAGCATGACAAAGACCTGAAGCTAGCGCCTCATCGGTTTTATCAACGAGTTCAATGGGTCTTAGAAGATATTAACTACAACCTGTTCCTTTCATCTAGTTCTCCAGAAGACCACAAGAAAGCAACAATTGAGAATACATTTGAATGGAACTCTGACAATGATGAAGACTTGGATATGGTTGGAGAATGTTACTTGGATGAAGAGCATTATGATAATTTAGATCCTGAAGATATTGAGGTACTTGGGTTTCACCCATATAAAGAGATTGTCTTCTTGAGTGCATCAGTCCGGACAGGATTGGCATATCATTTGAATGGCTCGAAGATTGAAAAATTAGGAAATATATACCCAAAGGATTATATACATTTCAAAGCGCTAATTAATGAAAGGGAGAGGATCAAATCTTTTGCATACACGCCATGCTGGATTCAAGAGTTCCCTGTAAACAAATAG
- the LOC124657291 gene encoding uncharacterized protein LOC124657291 — translation MPPPADIISGLLYPFSADALPSRCGRSVVSECDSVSPSESLEIPTTDREIQTERRREAMGQKASRGRTEAHGGSIVPCQHDGDSQGSNTAVVSVIKQLMEKGHSLLGIIGCNTAGGSLPYLPEEIWHHIRSLMPMRDAARAACVSRAFLHSWRCHPNLNFDMRTMCSNKILLRRARAYNDNKRDRTEYNNNIGKVLSNHRRAGVKTLKLHFHGPFNTKSYNRLSSWLQIAITPVLEELALNLVLENSKYDFPCSLLSDGSGNTIRHLHLGNCVLRPTVNLSLRCLTELHLRSVRVTGDELWRLLSNSFALEILILKECQDIICLQIPCHMQRLSYLEVSECCRLELIENKAPNISSFDFKGGEIQLSLGEALQVKKLKLNHWCAISYAIDELASSVPNLETLTLWSSREEIVNAPMVPSKFLHLKVLSISVQSWIHMWEYDFLSLVSFLDASPSLETFDLSVPVPSRYDWIIGDPSTLRKMPERHHDKLKTVRITGFCCQKSLVELTRHILESARSLKRLTLTTIDEDYLLYGGHNRFRKCPALDKEFIREARKSNMAVKTYIEGKVPSTVQLEIAGRGAEKFALQRSYQLVNNMESSRGSSAAAAVLVLVLLLVTTDVVTAQAKKKVCAKMSAQFKGACIIKVNCEQQCKKEGLPRGQCIGFRCTCEVVTSQAYGRKVCSKPSGKFNEVLTSQAYGRKVCSKLSARYWGPCFFHVDCIQECKKVDAE, via the exons ATGCCGCCGCCCGCCGACATCATCTCCGGACTCCTCTACCCATTCTCCGCCGACGCCTTACCTTCCCGGTGCGGCCGCTCG GTGGTTTCCGAGTGTGATTCCGTCTCCCCCTCCGAGAGCCTTGAAATTCCGACCACCGATCGGGAGATTCAGACAGAGAGGAGAAGAGAAGCCATGGGGCAGAAGGCGAGCCGTGGCCGCACGGAAGCCCACG GTGGATCGATTGTTCCGTGCCAACATGATGGTGATTCTCAAGGTAGCAACACAGCAGTTGTTTCCGTTATTAAGCAATTAATGGAGAAGGGCCATAGCCTGCTTGGAATAATAGGTTGCAACACAGCAGGAGGTTCATTGCCATACCTTCCGGAG GAAATATGGCATCATATACGTTCCCTAATGCCGATGCGAGACGCTGCCAGGGCTGCCTGTGTGTCTCGTGCCTTTCTTCACTCCTGGAGATGCCATCCCAATCTCAACTTCGACATGAGAACAATGTGCTCGAACAAAATTTTACTTAGGCGGGCACGGGCCTATAATGATAATAAAAGAGACAGGACAGAGTATAACAACAATATTGGCAAAGTTCTGTCAAACCACAGACGCGCTGGTGTGAAGACACTCAAGCTTCACTTCCACGGCCCTTTCAATACCAAATCTTATAATCGTCTCAGTAGTTGGCTTCAAATTGCTATTACACCAGTCCTGGAAGAACTTGCCCTTAATCTGGTGTTAGAGAATTCAAAGTATGACTTCCCTTGCTCACTTTTATCTGACGGGAGTGGAAACACGATTCGGCATCTGCACCTTGGTAATTGTGTCTTACGCCCCACAGTTAACCTTAGTTTGAGATGCCTGACGGAGCTGCATCTGCGTAGTGTGCGTGTAACCGGGGATGAGTTATGGCGCCTTCTTTCCAATTCATTTGCCCTGGAAATTTTGATACTCAAAGAATGTCAAGATATAATTTGCCTCCAGATACCTTGCCATATGCAGCGGTTGAGCTACCTGGAGGTGTCTGAATGCTGTAGACTTGAACTTATAGAGAATAAAGCTCCAAATATCTCCAGCTTTGATTTTAAGGGTGGTGAAATACAACTCTCGCTTGGAGAGGCGTTGCAAGTGAAGAAGCTCAAGTTGAACCATTGGTGTGCTATCAGTTATGCTATCGACGAGCTTGCAtccagtgtgccaaatcttgagaCTCTCACTTTATGGTCTTCTCGTGAGGAG ATTGTCAATGCACCGATGGTACCAAGCAAATTCCTCCACCTCAAGGTCTTGAGTATTTCTGTTCAAAGTTGGATCCACATGTGGGAATATGATTTTTTATCTTTGGTTTCTTTCCTTGATGCTTCTCCTTCCTTGGAGACTTTTGACTTGTCT GTACCAGTGCCATCAAGGTATGACTGGATTATTGGAGACCCCTCAACTCTGAGGAAAATGCCGGAACGCCACCATGACAAGCTTAAGACTGTGAGGATCACGGGTTTTTGCTGCCAAAAGAGCTTGGTTGAGCTGACACGCCATATTCTAGAGAGTGCACGGTCACTGAAGCGCCTTACATTAACCACTATTGATGAGGATTACCTGCTCTATGGCGGCCACAACCGTTTCAGGAAATGCCCTGCCCTGGACAAGGAGTTTATCAGGGAGGCGCGCAAGTCTAACATGGCTGTGAAGACGTACATTGAGGGGAAAGTTCCCTCTACAGTTCAGTTAGAG ATAGCCGGGCGTGGTGCTGAGAAGTTTGCACTGCAACGGAGTTATCAGCTGGTTAACAATATGGAGTCGTCACGCGGTTCCTCGGCTGCCGCTGCCGTCCTCGTCCTTGTGCTGCTCCTCGTGACCACCG ACGTGGTTACAGCTCAGGCTAAGAAAAAGGTGTGCGCAAAGATGAGTGCCCAGTTCAAGGGGGCTTGCATCATTAAAGTGAACTGTGAACAGCAATGCAAGAAGGAGGGGTTGCCTCGGGGCCAGTGTATTGGCTTCCGCTGCACATGCG AGGTGGTTACATCCCAGGCCTACGGGAGAAAGGTGTGCTCAAAGCCGAGTGGCAAGTTCAATG AGGTGCTTACATCCCAGGCCTACGGGAGAAAGGTGTGCTCAAAGCTGAGCGCCCGGTACTGGGGTCCATGCTTCTTTCATGTGGACTGCATACAAGAATGCAAGAAGGTGGATGCTGAATAA
- the LOC124655364 gene encoding peroxidase 55-like has protein sequence MERWRRGGCLLTVALVAAMAVVSGEAKLSPGYYRSTCPRVESIVRAAVARKVKETFVTVPATLRLFFHDCFVQGCDASVMIASVTNDAEKDAPDNQSLAGDGFDTVVRAKAAVEKACPGVVSCADVLALAARDVVTMSSGPRWTVELGRLDGLVSKATDVAGKLPGPDMQPDTIAAMFADNNLTVDDMVALSGAHTVGFSHCTRFAGRLYRSSAAAGPSYYRASYARQLMAACPRDVGPTIAVDMDPVTPTVFDNTYYANLAGGLGLFASDQALHDGAASRPAVEGFAGNQTLFFEAFKEAMVKLGRAGVKSGRGGEIRRDCTAFN, from the exons ATGGAGCGATGGAGGAGAGGCGGCTGCCTGCTCACCGTAGCGCTggtggcggccatggcggtggtGTCCGGCGAGGCGAAGCTGTCGCCGGGCTACTACCGGTCGACGTGCCCCCGCGTGGAGTCCATCGTGCGGGCGGCGGTGGCCAGGAAGGTGAAGGAGaccttcgtcaccgtcccggccacgctccggctcttcttccacgactgcttcgtccAG GGCTGCGACGCGTCGGTGATGATCGCGTCCGTCACCAACGACGCCGAGAAGGACGCGCCGGACAACCAGTCCCTCGCCGGCGACGGCTTCGACACCGTCGTGCGCGCCAAGGCTGCGGTCGAGAAGGCCTGCCCCGGCGTGGTCTCCTGCGCCGACGTCCTCGCCCTCGCCGCCAGGGACGTCGTCACCATG TCGTCCGGCCCGCGCTGGACCGTGGAGCTCGGCCGGCTGGACGGGCTCGTCTCCAAGGCAACCGACGTCGCCGGCAAGCTGCCGGGGCCGGACATGCAGCCCGACACCATCGCCGCCATGTTCGCCGACAACAACCTCACCGTGGACGACATGGTCGCGCTCTCGGGCGCGCACACCGTCGGCTTCTCCCACTGCACGCGCTTCGCCGGCCGGCTCTACCGCTCCAGCGCGGCGGCGGGCCCGTCGTACTACAGGGCGTCGTACGCGCGGCAGCTGATGGCAGCGTGCCCGCGCGACGTCGGACCGACCATCGCCGTCGACATGGACCCCGTCACGCCCACCGTCTTCGACAACACCTACTATGCCAACCTCGCCGGCGGCCTCGGGCTGTTCGCCTCCGATCAGGCGCTGCACGACGGCGCCGCGTCGCGGCCCGCAGTGGAGGGGTTCGCCGGGAACCAGACGCTTTTCTTCGAGGCGTTCAAGGAGGCCATGGTCAAGCTCGGGAGAGCTGGGGTGAAGAGCGGCCGGGGCGGGGAGATCAGACGAGACTGCACCGCCTTCAACTAG